GGGGTCGGCGAGCGGTGTGAAGACGTAGTAGAGGAGGATTTTGGCGACGGCCACCCGCAGATTTTACGGGCGCTCGCTGGGTGGTTGCTGTTGTGCGTGGAGCACGTCACCGTTCGCCGGGCAACGCCTGTCGCCCGGAAAAATGGGCGGCGTACGCTGGTCGCGAGAGATCTGCGCCTCTGCGGCGAGGTGCACCGTCGTGATGGCGTCCGACTCGAGGAGATCGAGATGTTCGACTACAACCCGTACGAGGCCCTGCAGGGGTTGAAGCCCCTTCCGACCTTCAGTCTCGTGAGCAGCGATGTGCGCGGCGACGGCGCCCTCGACCGAGCGCAACTCGGCTCGAGCCACGGCGGCCTCGATCGGTCACCGCAGCTCAGCTGGACGGGCTTCCCGGCGCAGACCAGAAGCTTCGCCGTCACGTGCTTCGACCCCGACGCCCCGAGCGCCTCGGGCTGGTGGCACTGGGCGGTCGTGAACCTCGCGGCGACCCAGACGAGCCTGCCGACGGATGCCGGCGCCGCGGGCGGCGAGAACCTCCCCGAGGGCGCCCTCATGCTGCCGAACGACGATCGCGAGCGCCGCTACTCGGGACCCACGCCGCCGCCCGGAACGGGAGTGCACCGCTACTTCTTCGTCGTGCACGCGCTCGACGTGCCGCACGTCGACGTGTCGACGGATGCCGCGCTCGCCGGCCTCGGTATGCAGCTCTTCTTCCACGGGCTCGGTCGAGGCATCCTCGTGGGCACCGCCTCCGGCGACTGAACCGCGCCGCCGGCAGGCGCCCGCACGCGCATCCCGGGTTCTCGGAGCCGGCACGCTGATCGAGCGCTCGGGTTGGCGAGACATCTATGCGACGACGAGTTGCTGAAGTAGACGGATCGTACCCTGCTGCTCGTCGAGTGCCTCCATGCGCGCCTGGACGGTCTCCAGGTGAGCGCGAAGGTAGTCGCTGACGCAAGCGTGCAGTCGTGCGCCGTCGTCCAGGAAGCAGGGGATGACCTGGGAGACGACGGCGAGGGGCAGTCCCGCGTTGAGGAGCAGTCGGATTCGACGCACGCTCTCGACATCGGCGGGTCGGAACCTGCGGTGCCCGGCGCTGGTGCGTACCGCGTTGAGGAGGTCATTCTGCTCGTAGTAGCGCAGCGCGCGGACGCTGACACCGGTGCGGTCGGAAAGCTCGCCGATGGGGATTGTGTCGTCGTACAGACCGGGCATCGTTGACTCCTTCGAGGCGATTTGCATGTGACGCTAGCGTCAGTTCCTACCGTGATGGTCATGACGACCATGACCGATGCAACATCCCTCGCTGACGACTTCTTCCTGCTTGGCGGCGACCTCCCCGTCCGCAGAATCGGCCTCGGCACCATGCGTCTCACCGACGCGACCGGTGACGGCACCCAGGCCGGTGCGCAGATCTGGCGTGCACCTGCGGACCCCTCCGAAGCGATCGCCCTGCTCCGTCGTGCCGTCGAGCTGGGTGTGCAGTTGATCGACACCGCGGACGCGTACGCGTTTGGCGAGAGCGAGGAGCTCGTTGCCGCGGCGCTGCACCCCTACCCGGAGGATCTGGTGATCGCGACCAAGGTAGGGAATGTGCGGCCCTCGCCGACGGAGTGGGTGCCGCTCGGGAACCCGGCATACCTCAAGCAGCAGGTCGAGCTGAGCCTGCGCCGGCTGCGCGTAGAGACGATCGACCTGCTCCAGCTGCATCGCCTAGACCCGGCCTACACGATTGCGGATCAGGTCGGCGCTCTCGCGGAGCTTCGCGAGCAGGGGAAGGTCCGGCACATCGGGCTCTCCGAGGTCACCATCGACGAGCTGAGCAAAGCTCGCCTCGCTACGCCGATCGCCGCGGTGCAGAACCACTACAACCTCTCGGCTCGGGACCACGACGCCGTGCTGGACTACTCGACCGGAGCGGGCATCGCCTTCATCCCGTTTTTCCCCCTCGCTATCGGCGACCTCGCCCGTCCTGGAGGCACGCTCGATGATGTCGCCGCCGAGCTCAAAGTCACCTCCTCCCAGGTCGCGTTGGCGTGGCTGCTTCAGCGCGCAACGAACGTCCTCCCGATCCCCGGCACGACTTCCATCGCCCACCTCGAACAGAACATCAGCGCGAGCCGCCTCAAGTTGACCGAGGAAAAGCTCCAGCGCATCAGCCCCACCGAGACAACCAAGCGTGGTCAGTGAACGCGCGCTCACCCGCTAGCGCCGACAGCACAACGTCCTGGCCTCGTACACCTAGTGTTTGTTGCCGCTGAACGCGAGCACGCCGCCGAGTCCGATCATCATGACGCCGCCCGTCGCGGCGAGGTGCGAGGCGCGTCTTGGCGAGCGGGCGAACCACGTGCGGGCCCCACTCGCGGCGAGGGCCCAGACCGAGTCGAAAAGGAGGGCGAGCACCACGAACACCACGCCGAGTTCGAACATCTGCAGGGGGATCGATCCGCCCCTGAAGTCGACGAATTGCGGCAGCACGGCCACGAAGAACGCGATGGTCTTGGGGTTCGTGACGCCGACGACGAAGCCCTCGCCGAGCTGGCGCCAGTGCGAGCGCGACGGGAGCTCGCCGTTCACGCCGGAAGCGGCATCCGCTCGGTGCCGGATCGCCTGGATGCCCAGGTAGACGAGGTAGAGCGCGCCGACGAACTTGATGATCGTGAAGATTACGACGGACTGCGCGACGACCACGCCGACGCCGAGCGCCACGGCAGCGATGAGCGGCAGCATTCCGATCGCATTGCCGAGCACGCTGAGCAGGCCGCCCAGTCGGCCGAGGGCGAGGGAGCGACCGATCACGAACAGCACGCTCGGGCCGGGGATCAGGATGAGCACGACGGATGCCAGGGCGAACGCCCAGAGGTTCTCGACGGGGACCATGGAGCGATGCTACCCCCGCGTCCGCCAGAGCCGGCCGGGTCACTCCTCGTCGGGCGGCGGAGAGATCGCGGCGCCGAGTCGCACGCGCGTGCCGAACGGATCGGTGACGAGCGACGTGCGTTCGCCCCACTCCTGGTCGACGGGCTCCTCGATCACCTCGGCGCCGCGGGCGGCGAGCGCGGCCGTGACGGCATCGACGTCGTCGACGTAGAACCAGAGCAGGATGTTCGACGGCGGCGTCACCGTCTCGGCGAAGCCGATGCCGATCGAGGAGGAACCGGCCTGCAGCGAGATGTACGCCGGCGGACCCTCGGGTGGAAACCGGTAGACGACCATGGCACCGAGCCCGTCGCGGTAGAAGCCGAGCGCGGCCTCCAGGTCGGGCACCTCGAGAATCGGAAACGCGGATTCGATCATGACCCCTCCTCGAAGGGGAGGCTACGCCGCCGGGCGGGATGCCGCTACGGTGTGACTCGTGAGCGACCATATCTCCACGAGCGTCGCCGACGGTGTCGGCCACGTCACGCTCGACCGGCCCCAGGCGCTCAACGCCCTGAGCTACGAGATGATCCGCACGCTCACCTCCGTATTCGAGGAATGGCGCAACGACTCCCAGGTAGAGCTCGTCGTGCTCGACGGCGCGGGCGAGCGCGGCTTCTCGGCCGGCGGCGACATCCGCGAGCTCTACGGCTACGCCACCGATGATCGGCACGAAGAGGCGCGCGCCTTCTTCCGGGCGGAGTACCGCCTCGACGCGATGATCGCCCGCTACCCGAAGCCGGTCGTCGCGATCATGGACGGCATCACGATGGGCGGCGGCATCGGCCTCGCCGGGCACGCGGCCATCCGCATCGTCACCGAGCGGTCGCGCGTGGCGATGCCCGAGACCCGCATCGGATTCACGCCCGACGTCGGCGGATCGTGGCTGCTCGGCAGGGCGCCCGGCGAGCTCGGCGTGCACGTCGGCCTCAACTCGCGCACGATGGACGCCGCCGACGCCCTGCACGCGGGATTCGCCGACGCGTTCGTGACCTCCGAACTCATCCCGCACCTCCTGCAGGCCCTCACCGAGCGCGCCGACCCGGGCAGCCCCTACGAGATCGTCATGCTCTTCGACGAGACGCCGGGCCCGTCGACGCTCGCCCTTTCACGCGACTGGGTCGACGCCTGCTACTCCGCGCCCACGGTCGCCGAGATCATCGAGCGCTTGCGCGCATTCTCCGAGGGCAGGGCGGATGCCGCGGGCCGCATCGGCAGCGCGCCCGCCGACGCCCTGCTGCGGCATCCGCTCGACCCTGCC
The Agromyces albus DNA segment above includes these coding regions:
- a CDS encoding VOC family protein, translated to MIESAFPILEVPDLEAALGFYRDGLGAMVVYRFPPEGPPAYISLQAGSSSIGIGFAETVTPPSNILLWFYVDDVDAVTAALAARGAEVIEEPVDQEWGERTSLVTDPFGTRVRLGAAISPPPDEE
- a CDS encoding YbhB/YbcL family Raf kinase inhibitor-like protein, whose protein sequence is MFDYNPYEALQGLKPLPTFSLVSSDVRGDGALDRAQLGSSHGGLDRSPQLSWTGFPAQTRSFAVTCFDPDAPSASGWWHWAVVNLAATQTSLPTDAGAAGGENLPEGALMLPNDDRERRYSGPTPPPGTGVHRYFFVVHALDVPHVDVSTDAALAGLGMQLFFHGLGRGILVGTASGD
- a CDS encoding enoyl-CoA hydratase/isomerase family protein is translated as MSDHISTSVADGVGHVTLDRPQALNALSYEMIRTLTSVFEEWRNDSQVELVVLDGAGERGFSAGGDIRELYGYATDDRHEEARAFFRAEYRLDAMIARYPKPVVAIMDGITMGGGIGLAGHAAIRIVTERSRVAMPETRIGFTPDVGGSWLLGRAPGELGVHVGLNSRTMDAADALHAGFADAFVTSELIPHLLQALTERADPGSPYEIVMLFDETPGPSTLALSRDWVDACYSAPTVAEIIERLRAFSEGRADAAGRIGSAPADALLRHPLDPAASAYAAAAADELETLSPTALTLTLESVRRARTLPRLEDALEQEFRLVSWFMEQHDLREGIRAQVIDKDRSPKWRPATLGEVDRGLAARVLEEQVHEPVWPS
- a CDS encoding LysE family translocator, which encodes MVPVENLWAFALASVVLILIPGPSVLFVIGRSLALGRLGGLLSVLGNAIGMLPLIAAVALGVGVVVAQSVVIFTIIKFVGALYLVYLGIQAIRHRADAASGVNGELPSRSHWRQLGEGFVVGVTNPKTIAFFVAVLPQFVDFRGGSIPLQMFELGVVFVVLALLFDSVWALAASGARTWFARSPRRASHLAATGGVMMIGLGGVLAFSGNKH
- a CDS encoding MerR family transcriptional regulator, with translation MPGLYDDTIPIGELSDRTGVSVRALRYYEQNDLLNAVRTSAGHRRFRPADVESVRRIRLLLNAGLPLAVVSQVIPCFLDDGARLHACVSDYLRAHLETVQARMEALDEQQGTIRLLQQLVVA
- a CDS encoding aldo/keto reductase, producing the protein MTTMTDATSLADDFFLLGGDLPVRRIGLGTMRLTDATGDGTQAGAQIWRAPADPSEAIALLRRAVELGVQLIDTADAYAFGESEELVAAALHPYPEDLVIATKVGNVRPSPTEWVPLGNPAYLKQQVELSLRRLRVETIDLLQLHRLDPAYTIADQVGALAELREQGKVRHIGLSEVTIDELSKARLATPIAAVQNHYNLSARDHDAVLDYSTGAGIAFIPFFPLAIGDLARPGGTLDDVAAELKVTSSQVALAWLLQRATNVLPIPGTTSIAHLEQNISASRLKLTEEKLQRISPTETTKRGQ